One genomic segment of Hordeum vulgare subsp. vulgare chromosome 2H, MorexV3_pseudomolecules_assembly, whole genome shotgun sequence includes these proteins:
- the LOC123426205 gene encoding calcium-dependent protein kinase 17: MGNTCSGPSATPDRHGFFNTVAVAVLWRPGAARAEPAVPQPNSCPSICSSTSSAAPDLETIDDSDLSSPSSNPNKPKVKRVQSAGLLAESVLKRDSERIKDLYTLGKKLGQGQFGTTYKCVEKATGKEFACKSIAKRKLVTEEDVEDVRREIQIMHHLAGHPNVISIVGAYEDAVAVHLVMELCAGGELFDRIIQRGHYSEKAAAQLARVIIGIVEACHSLGVMHRDLKPENFLFVNQKEDSPLKTIDFGLSIFFKPGGIYSDVVGSPYYVAPEVLLKQYGCEVDVWSAGVIIYILLSGVPPFWDESEQGIFEQVLKGDLDFSSEPWPSISKSAKDLVRKMLNRDPGKRLTAHEALCHPWVCVDGVAPDKPLDSAVLTRLKQFSAMNKLKKMALRVIAENLSEDEIAGLREMFKMLDTDNSGQITLEELKTGLQRVGANLKESEIATLMEAADIDNSGSIDYGEFLAATLHLNKVEREDNLFAAFSYFDKDGSGYITQDELQKACEEFGIGDAHLDDIIRDIDQDNDGRIDYNEFVTMMQKGNNPLGKKGQGQTSFGLREALKIR, from the exons ATGGGGAACACCTGCTCCGGCCCCAGCGCCACGCCGGATCGCCACGGATTCTTCAacaccgtcgccgtcgccgtactCTGGCGCCCCGGCGCCGCCCGCGCCGAGCCGGCAGTCCCACAGCCCAACTCCTGCCCCTCCATATGCTCCTCCACCTCGTCCGCGGCCCCCGATCTCGAGACCATCGACGACTCcgacctctcctctccctcctccaatCCTAACAAGCCCAAGGtaaagcgcgtccagagcgccggCCTCCTCGCCGAATCCGTCCTCAAGCGCGACTCGGAGCGCATCAAGGACCTCTACACCCTAGGCAAGAAGCTGGGGCAGGGCCAGTTTGGCACCACCTACAAGTGCGTCGAAAAGGCCACGGGGAAGGAGTTCGCCTGCAAGTCCATTGCAAAGCGGAAGCTCGTCACCGAGGAGGACGTCGAGGACGTGCGCCGCGAGATCCAGATCATGCACCACCTCGCCGGCCACCCCAACGTGATCTCCATCGTCGGGGCTTACGAGGATGCTGTTGCCGTGCACCTCGTCATGGAGCTCTGTGCGGGAGGGGAGCTGTTCGACAGGATCATACAGCGGGGGCACTACTCTGAGAAGGCCGCCGCGCAGCTGGCTAGAGTAATCATTGGGATTGTGGAGGCTTGCCATTCTCTTGGGGTCATGCACAGAGACCTCAAGCCAGAGAATTTCTTGTTTGTGAACCAAAAGGAGGACTCGCCACTCAAGACCATTGATTTCGGTCTCTCTATCTTTTTCAAACCAG GTGGAATTTATTCGGATGTCGTTGGAAGTCCTTACTATGTCGCCCCTGAGGTTCTGCTGAAACAGTATGGCTGTGAAGTGGATGTTTGGAGTGCTGGAGTAATAATTTATATCTTGTTGAGTGGGGTCCCTCCATTTTGGGATG AATCTGAGCAAGGGATATTTGAACAAGTTTTGAAAGGTGATCTTGATTTTTCATCCGAGCCCTGGCCCAGTATCTCAAAGAGTGCAAAGGATTTGGTTAGGAAAATGCTGAACCGTGATCCTGGAAAGAGATTGACTGCACATGAAGCTCTAT GTCATCCTTGGGTTTGTGTTGATGGAGTTGCTCCTGACAAGCCACTTGATTCTGCTGTCTTAACTAGAttaaaacagttttcagcaatgaATAAACTAAAGAAGATGGCCCTTAGA GTAATTGCCGAGAATCTGTCTGAAGATGAAATTGCAGGGTTGAGAGAGATGTTCAAAATGCTGGACACTGACAATAGTGGCCAAATCACATTGGAGGAACTAAAAACTGGCTTGCAGAGAGTTGGTGCCAACTTAAAAGAGTCAGAAATTGCAACTCTAATGGAAGCG GCGGATATTGATAACAGTGGGTCAATTGATTATGGGGAGTTCCTTGCGGCAACATTGCATCTGAACAAGGTTGAGAGAGAAGATAATCTGTTTGCAGCATTCTCATACTTCGATAAAGATGGCAGTGGTTACATTACTCAAGATGAACTGCAAAAAGCATGTGAAGAGTTTGgtataggagatgcacatcttgaCGATATTATCCGAGACATTGATCAAGACAAT GATGGCCGGATCGACTACAATGAATTTGTAACAATGATGCAGAAGGGAAATAATCCACTAGGGAAAAAGGGACAAGGGCAGACGAGCTTTGGTCTTAGGGAAGCATTGAAGATACGCTAG